From Humibacter ginsenosidimutans, a single genomic window includes:
- a CDS encoding DinB family protein yields MTDDKDAEKAMLLRALQRSRDALLWKLDGLSEQQARLPMTRTGTNLLGLVKHVATTEYGYFTEVFGRPAPERMPWAEDETEDNADMWATSDQSIEWVTAFAHRAQANTEQVVDELDLDARGVVPWWPEERRNVTLRQILVHMINEAARHAGHADIVRELIDGAAGIGAKGAGLPEHDEQWWERYRARLQEVADGFGD; encoded by the coding sequence TGACTGACGACAAAGACGCCGAGAAGGCCATGCTCCTGCGCGCTCTGCAACGCTCGCGCGACGCCCTGCTGTGGAAGCTCGACGGGTTGAGCGAGCAGCAGGCTCGCCTGCCCATGACCCGCACCGGCACGAACCTGCTGGGGCTCGTCAAGCACGTCGCCACCACGGAGTACGGGTACTTCACCGAGGTCTTCGGCAGACCGGCGCCGGAGCGGATGCCGTGGGCGGAGGATGAAACGGAGGACAACGCCGACATGTGGGCGACCTCCGATCAGTCGATCGAGTGGGTGACCGCGTTCGCGCATCGCGCCCAGGCGAACACGGAACAGGTCGTCGACGAACTCGATCTCGACGCCCGCGGTGTCGTGCCGTGGTGGCCGGAGGAACGCAGGAACGTGACGCTGCGCCAGATCCTCGTGCACATGATCAACGAAGCGGCACGGCACGCAGGGCACGCAGACATCGTGCGCGAACTCATCGACGGCGCAGCGGGCATCGGAGCAAAGGGGGCGGGGCTGCCCGAACACGACGAGCAGTGGTGGGAGCGATACCGCGCGCGGCTGCAGGAGGTGGCCGATGGGTTCGGCGACTGA